One stretch of Streptomyces hygroscopicus DNA includes these proteins:
- a CDS encoding regulatory protein, with amino-acid sequence MAVALRQRSTMAHHPNSASVDSALRQERFQLPARGASVAVARHRVCSRVLEWGFQEDLCDAAELVMSELFTNALVHTGSEQILCVLRAHERRMLYIEVADQGGGPAVPMPREAGLEDECGRGLALVRALADAWGDRPGVNGGRVVWAQLGVTAGR; translated from the coding sequence ATGGCCGTGGCATTGCGTCAACGCTCGACGATGGCCCACCACCCGAACTCCGCGAGCGTTGACTCCGCCCTCCGTCAGGAGAGGTTCCAGCTGCCTGCCAGAGGCGCCTCGGTCGCCGTCGCCCGGCACCGGGTGTGCTCACGGGTGCTGGAGTGGGGCTTCCAGGAGGATCTCTGCGATGCTGCCGAGCTGGTGATGTCCGAGCTGTTCACCAACGCTCTGGTGCACACCGGAAGCGAGCAGATCCTCTGTGTGCTGCGCGCCCATGAGCGGCGCATGCTCTATATCGAGGTCGCCGACCAGGGCGGCGGACCGGCCGTCCCCATGCCGAGGGAGGCCGGTCTGGAGGACGAGTGCGGGCGCGGACTCGCGCTGGTCCGCGCCCTGGCCGACGCATGGGGGGACCGGCCGGGCGTGAACGGCGGACGGGTGGTCTGGGCTCAGCTGGGCGTGACCGCCGGCCGCTGA
- a CDS encoding DNA-binding protein — protein sequence MGEARSAPTVGQMVLGMRLRDLREKAGVSYDQAARALHVNQTTVRRMEKAEVGLKLPYVEKLLQTYGAEQEEIDSFLALAEEANRPGWWHRFRDVLPDWFSLYVSLEGVASRIRAYEPHFIPGLLQTEEYARTLLSIGFPHGSAQELDRRVALRMERQELLSRPDGPHLWVVMDETVLRLSIGGPQVMRAQIDHLIEATQKPNITLQVVPFSAGPHPGMGGPFQLFRFQIPELPDIVYAEGLTGAGYLDQRSDVVAYLEALDRMGTQATPARRTESFLRGIRKEL from the coding sequence GTGGGTGAAGCGCGATCTGCCCCGACCGTCGGGCAGATGGTCCTCGGCATGAGGCTGCGGGACCTTCGCGAGAAAGCCGGCGTCAGCTACGACCAGGCTGCCAGGGCGCTGCACGTCAACCAGACCACGGTGCGCAGGATGGAGAAGGCCGAGGTCGGCCTGAAACTCCCCTACGTCGAGAAGCTGCTGCAGACCTATGGCGCCGAGCAGGAAGAGATCGACTCCTTCCTCGCGCTCGCCGAGGAGGCCAACAGACCCGGCTGGTGGCACCGGTTCCGCGATGTGCTGCCGGACTGGTTCAGTCTCTATGTGAGCCTCGAGGGCGTGGCGAGCCGTATCCGCGCCTACGAGCCGCATTTCATCCCCGGACTGCTGCAGACCGAGGAGTACGCCCGCACGCTGCTCTCCATCGGCTTCCCGCACGGCTCCGCCCAGGAGCTCGACCGCCGGGTGGCGCTGCGGATGGAGCGCCAGGAGCTGCTCAGCCGCCCGGACGGACCGCATCTGTGGGTGGTGATGGACGAGACGGTGCTTCGTCTGTCCATCGGGGGTCCCCAGGTGATGCGCGCCCAGATCGACCACCTGATCGAGGCGACACAGAAGCCCAACATCACCCTTCAGGTGGTGCCGTTCTCCGCCGGCCCTCACCCGGGCATGGGCGGACCCTTCCAGCTCTTCCGGTTCCAGATCCCGGAACTGCCGGACATCGTCTACGCCGAGGGCCTGACCGGCGCCGGCTATCTCGACCAACGTTCCGATGTGGTCGCCTATTTGGAGGCCCTGGACCGCATGGGCACCCAGGCCACACCGGCGCGGCGCACGGAGAGTTTTCTCCGTGGGATTCGCAAGGAGCTCTGA
- a CDS encoding histidine kinase, whose translation MVRFPPLRRGRPSLRTTFALLFAAAASVVTLLVGGLSYDAAAGLVRVDQQTAFDDVIRDLRGEVRGEKVILRQYPTEPTVPVPYGLRDDLRRISRMDVQVINGNGTVYDAGKPPLPVTGDDRITAASHTPGTVVRREIDIGGEQYRMATVAVGDGTGAVQVAQQISDTEDLLRELQKRTALFVVAVILAAGLAGWWLAGRITRRLVRLTRVAESVAATGRMQVAVPVAGDDEVGRLGRAFDGMLGRLARSKDDQRRLVEDAGHELRTPLTSLRTNISLLRRFEELPGPAREDLLADLAGETRELTDLVNELVELAAGQRDDEPPTEVSLADVATTAATLARRRTGREITVRAEGDTRLTGRPAGLQRAISNLVENAAKFDQDGTEPVEVVITGRRVEVLDRGPGIAEEDRERVFDRFYRAPGARSLPGSGLGLAIVREVALAHGGTVFARPRPGGGAILGFTVGDGTEAP comes from the coding sequence ATGGTGCGGTTTCCACCGCTCCGCCGTGGGCGGCCCAGTCTGCGGACCACCTTCGCGCTCTTGTTCGCGGCGGCGGCCTCCGTGGTCACCCTCCTGGTCGGCGGCCTCAGCTATGACGCGGCGGCCGGGCTGGTGCGGGTCGACCAGCAGACGGCGTTCGACGATGTGATCCGCGATCTGCGCGGCGAGGTCCGCGGCGAGAAGGTGATCCTGCGGCAGTACCCCACCGAGCCCACCGTGCCCGTCCCCTACGGCCTGCGGGACGATCTGCGCCGGATCAGCCGGATGGACGTCCAGGTGATCAACGGCAACGGCACGGTCTACGACGCGGGCAAGCCCCCGCTGCCGGTGACCGGCGACGACCGGATCACCGCCGCCTCCCACACGCCGGGCACCGTCGTACGGCGCGAGATCGACATCGGCGGAGAGCAGTACCGCATGGCCACGGTGGCCGTGGGCGACGGCACCGGCGCGGTCCAGGTGGCCCAGCAGATCAGCGACACCGAGGACCTGCTGCGAGAACTCCAGAAGCGCACCGCGCTGTTCGTGGTCGCCGTCATCCTGGCCGCCGGACTGGCCGGCTGGTGGCTGGCCGGGCGGATCACCCGGCGGCTGGTGCGGCTGACCCGGGTCGCCGAGAGCGTGGCCGCGACCGGCCGGATGCAGGTGGCGGTGCCGGTCGCCGGGGACGACGAGGTGGGCCGCCTCGGGCGGGCCTTCGACGGCATGCTCGGCCGGCTCGCGCGCTCCAAGGACGACCAGCGGCGGCTGGTCGAGGACGCCGGGCACGAGCTGCGCACCCCGCTCACCTCACTGCGCACCAATATCTCGCTGCTGCGCCGCTTCGAGGAGCTGCCCGGGCCCGCGCGCGAGGATCTGCTGGCCGATCTGGCGGGGGAGACCCGGGAGCTGACCGACCTCGTCAATGAGCTGGTGGAGCTGGCGGCCGGGCAGCGGGACGACGAACCCCCTACGGAGGTGTCGCTGGCGGACGTGGCCACCACCGCCGCGACCCTCGCCCGGCGCCGGACCGGCCGGGAGATCACCGTACGGGCCGAGGGCGACACCCGGCTGACGGGCCGCCCGGCCGGCCTGCAGCGCGCGATCTCCAATCTGGTGGAGAACGCCGCCAAGTTCGACCAGGACGGCACCGAGCCCGTCGAGGTGGTGATCACCGGCCGCCGGGTGGAGGTCCTGGACCGGGGTCCCGGCATCGCCGAGGAGGACCGTGAGCGGGTCTTCGACCGCTTCTACCGCGCGCCCGGCGCGCGCAGCCTGCCCGGTTCGGGGCTGGGCCTGGCCATCGTGCGCGAGGTCGCCCTCGCACACGGCGGCACCGTCTTCGCCCGGCCGCGCCCGGGCGGGGGCGCGATACTGGGCTTCACGGTCGGCGACGGCACCGAGGCGCCGTGA
- a CDS encoding transcriptional regulator: MTNTVLLAEDDRAIRQALDRALTLEGYRVTAVPDGIEALAAIHREHPDVVVLDVMMPGVDGLQVCRVLRAEGDRTPILMLTARVETADRIEGLDAGADDYVAKPFEVEEVFARLRALLRRAAPAEPPAPEDAAIDGVLEVADLHLDSSARRVWRGGTELELTRTEFDLLELLARNAGIVLDHTTIYARIWGYDFGPGSKNLAVYIGYLRRKVDPEGRTPLIHTVRGVGYTLREE, translated from the coding sequence GTGACCAACACCGTGCTGCTCGCCGAGGACGACCGTGCCATCCGCCAGGCGCTGGACCGCGCCCTGACCCTGGAGGGGTACCGCGTCACCGCCGTGCCCGACGGGATAGAGGCGCTGGCGGCCATCCACCGCGAGCACCCGGACGTGGTCGTCCTGGATGTGATGATGCCGGGCGTGGACGGGCTCCAGGTGTGCCGGGTGCTGCGCGCCGAGGGGGACCGCACCCCCATCCTGATGCTCACCGCGCGGGTCGAGACCGCCGACCGGATCGAGGGGCTGGACGCCGGGGCGGACGACTATGTGGCCAAGCCCTTCGAGGTCGAGGAGGTCTTCGCCCGGCTGCGCGCACTGCTGCGCCGGGCCGCCCCCGCCGAACCGCCCGCGCCGGAGGACGCCGCCATCGACGGCGTGCTGGAGGTCGCGGATCTGCACCTGGACTCCTCGGCGCGCCGGGTCTGGCGCGGCGGTACGGAGCTGGAGCTGACCCGCACCGAGTTCGACCTGCTGGAGCTGCTGGCGCGCAACGCGGGCATCGTCCTGGACCACACCACCATCTACGCCCGCATCTGGGGCTACGACTTCGGCCCCGGATCGAAGAACCTCGCCGTCTACATCGGCTATCTGCGCCGCAAGGTCGATCCGGAGGGGCGCACCCCGCTGATCCATACGGTGCGCGGAGTCGGATACACCCTGCGGGAGGAGTAA
- a CDS encoding glycosyl transferase, giving the protein MKIAFLLHNAYGIGGTIRTTMNLATALADRHEVEIVSMMRHRETPRFALDPRVRLVPLVDSRPESADAKDPLFFEASRDFPAAEKRHHQYNRLIDTRAAEYLRDCPADVIIGTRPGVNVYMSRFAPRRALRIAQEHLRYEAHSKKLRRELAPHYRLLDAIVTTTEADAAIYRKKMPLPGVRTLAIPNSVPEPAVAPSEGTTPVIAAAGRLVRGKRFDLLIDAFAEVTAKFPAWRLRIYGGGAEKERLAERIERLGLSGSAELMGSYSPIEEEFAKASLVAVASDAESFGMTIVEAMRCGVPVVSTDCPLGPAEIIEDGVTGRLVPTGDAQALASALMDLMADAPARRAMAAAALESSRAYDPAPLALRYDQLFEELRASRFARFWERGRAAARARLRRLALRFGISPARRTPAAGGKASA; this is encoded by the coding sequence ATGAAGATCGCATTCCTGCTGCACAACGCCTACGGGATCGGCGGAACGATCCGGACGACGATGAATCTCGCGACGGCGCTCGCCGACCGCCACGAGGTGGAGATCGTCTCGATGATGCGGCATCGCGAGACGCCGCGTTTCGCCCTCGACCCCCGGGTGCGGCTGGTCCCCCTGGTGGACTCGCGTCCGGAGAGCGCGGACGCGAAGGACCCGCTGTTCTTCGAGGCCAGCCGGGACTTTCCGGCCGCCGAGAAGCGGCACCACCAGTACAACCGCCTGATCGACACGCGGGCCGCGGAGTATCTGCGCGACTGCCCCGCCGATGTGATTATCGGCACTCGGCCGGGGGTGAACGTCTACATGTCCCGCTTCGCCCCCCGTCGTGCGCTGCGCATCGCCCAGGAGCATCTGCGGTACGAAGCGCACAGCAAGAAGCTGCGGCGGGAGCTGGCCCCGCACTACCGGCTGCTGGACGCCATCGTCACCACGACGGAGGCGGACGCCGCGATCTACCGCAAGAAGATGCCGTTGCCGGGGGTACGGACCCTGGCGATACCCAACAGCGTCCCCGAACCGGCCGTCGCCCCCTCCGAGGGCACCACGCCGGTGATCGCGGCGGCCGGGCGGCTGGTCCGCGGCAAGCGCTTCGACCTGCTGATCGACGCCTTCGCGGAGGTCACGGCGAAGTTCCCGGCCTGGCGGCTGCGGATCTACGGCGGGGGCGCGGAGAAGGAGCGGCTCGCGGAGCGCATCGAGCGGCTGGGCCTGTCCGGGAGCGCGGAGCTGATGGGGTCCTACTCCCCCATCGAGGAGGAGTTCGCGAAGGCGTCGCTGGTCGCGGTGGCCTCGGACGCCGAGTCGTTCGGGATGACGATCGTGGAGGCCATGCGCTGCGGGGTGCCGGTGGTGAGCACCGACTGCCCGCTCGGCCCCGCCGAGATCATCGAGGACGGGGTCACCGGACGGCTCGTCCCCACCGGGGACGCGCAGGCGCTGGCGAGCGCCCTGATGGACCTGATGGCCGACGCCCCGGCCCGGCGGGCGATGGCCGCGGCCGCCCTGGAGAGCTCCCGGGCCTATGACCCCGCGCCGCTCGCCCTGCGCTACGACCAGCTTTTCGAGGAGCTGCGCGCGAGCCGGTTCGCCCGCTTCTGGGAGCGCGGCCGGGCCGCCGCCCGCGCCCGCCTGCGGCGCCTGGCCCTCCGCTTCGGCATCTCCCCCGCCCGCCGGACCCCGGCGGCGGGCGGAAAGGCGAGCGCCTGA
- a CDS encoding short-chain dehydrogenase — MTVIDEGRAEQAAAEEPGIDPERLATCLSVLEELDRLPVDHPDAIMVRRATSGIYRSVKQRRRQERRAAKTANDKAVTEATATGAADRIDDETLGRALSSSVSTEIAGILARPRSCYVCKTRFVEVDAFYHQLCRDCAAENRARRDARTDLTGRRALLTGGRAKIGMYIALRLLRDGAHTTVTTRFPGDAIRRFKAMPDSGEWLHRLKVVGIDLRDPAQVIALADEVGAAGPLDILINNAAQTVRRTPQAYAELIAGESAPLPAGELPESLVLGAFGSGAQAALPAPRTPQDGALTPQDLTALALTSGSASPARIEAGTAIDAGGLVPDLDPTNTWVQRVNEVDPVEMLEVQLCNETAPFILVSRLRPAMAASPARRKYVVNVSAMEGKFGRGYKGAGHPHTNMAKAALNMLTRTSAREMFEADAILMTSVDTGWITDERPHPEKMRLAAEGFHAPLDLVDGAARVYDPIVRGESGEDLFGCFLKDYAPTSW; from the coding sequence ATGACGGTGATAGACGAAGGCCGGGCCGAACAGGCGGCGGCCGAGGAGCCGGGCATCGACCCGGAGCGGCTGGCGACCTGTCTGAGCGTCCTCGAGGAACTCGACCGGCTGCCGGTCGACCACCCCGACGCGATCATGGTCCGCCGGGCCACCTCCGGCATCTACCGCAGCGTGAAGCAGCGCAGGCGCCAGGAGCGGCGGGCCGCGAAGACCGCGAATGACAAGGCCGTGACCGAGGCCACCGCCACCGGCGCCGCCGACCGCATCGACGACGAGACGCTGGGCCGCGCGCTCAGCAGCTCCGTCTCCACCGAGATCGCGGGCATCCTGGCGCGCCCCCGCTCCTGCTATGTCTGCAAGACCCGGTTCGTCGAGGTCGACGCCTTCTACCACCAGCTGTGCCGCGACTGCGCCGCCGAGAACCGGGCCCGCCGCGACGCCCGCACCGATCTCACCGGGCGCCGTGCCCTGCTCACCGGCGGCCGGGCGAAGATCGGCATGTACATCGCGCTGCGGCTGCTGCGCGACGGCGCGCACACCACCGTCACCACCCGCTTCCCGGGCGACGCCATCCGCCGCTTCAAGGCCATGCCGGACAGCGGGGAGTGGCTGCACCGGCTCAAGGTCGTCGGCATTGATCTGCGCGACCCCGCCCAGGTCATCGCGCTGGCCGACGAGGTCGGCGCCGCGGGCCCGCTGGACATCCTGATCAACAACGCCGCCCAGACCGTCCGCCGCACGCCCCAGGCGTACGCGGAGCTGATAGCGGGCGAGTCGGCGCCGCTCCCCGCCGGGGAGCTCCCCGAGTCCCTGGTCCTCGGCGCCTTCGGCAGCGGCGCCCAGGCGGCCCTTCCGGCGCCCCGCACGCCACAGGACGGCGCCCTCACCCCGCAGGACCTCACCGCCCTCGCCCTCACCAGCGGCTCCGCCTCACCGGCCCGGATCGAGGCCGGGACCGCGATCGACGCGGGCGGGCTGGTCCCGGACCTGGACCCGACCAACACCTGGGTGCAGCGGGTCAACGAGGTGGACCCGGTCGAGATGCTCGAGGTCCAGCTCTGCAATGAGACGGCGCCGTTCATCCTGGTGAGCCGGTTGCGCCCGGCGATGGCCGCCTCGCCCGCCCGGCGCAAGTACGTGGTCAACGTCTCCGCGATGGAGGGCAAGTTCGGCCGGGGCTACAAGGGCGCGGGCCATCCGCACACCAACATGGCCAAGGCCGCGCTGAACATGCTGACCCGCACCAGCGCACGGGAGATGTTCGAGGCCGACGCCATCCTGATGACGAGCGTCGACACCGGATGGATCACCGACGAGCGCCCGCACCCGGAAAAGATGCGGCTGGCGGCCGAGGGCTTCCACGCCCCCCTCGACCTCGTGGACGGCGCGGCCCGGGTCTACGACCCGATCGTCCGGGGCGAGAGCGGCGAGGACCTCTTCGGCTGCTTCCTGAAGGACTACGCCCCGACGTCCTGGTAA
- a CDS encoding pyrroloquinoline quinone biosynthesis protein PqqE: MTAAPRPWALLAELTHGCPLHCPYCSNPLELVRRSRELSTAEWTQVMRQAGEFGVVHTHLSGGEPLLRRDLAEIVTAAESAGIYTQLVTSGVGLDEARLAALIAAGLRSVQLSLQHADPAASDRIAGYRSFAAKERAAALVREAGLPLGINVVLHRDNLDALDAIVQRGLDWGADRIELANTQFYGWALRNRDALLPTRDQLARARETVERRRQRLGGTVDLVWVVPDYFDGVAKPCMGGWGAVSLTVAPDGTALPCPAAASLPDLDPPNVRDHTLEWIWDHSTAFNRYRGEEWMREPCRTCSRRTEDFGGCRCQAYALTGDAARTDPACALSPDHGVIRALTDAGHPAGVQAPARTGGYAYRKPGGG; the protein is encoded by the coding sequence ATGACCGCCGCGCCCCGCCCCTGGGCCCTGCTCGCCGAGCTCACCCACGGCTGCCCGCTGCACTGCCCCTACTGCTCCAACCCGCTGGAGCTGGTCCGCCGCTCGCGTGAGCTGTCCACCGCCGAGTGGACGCAGGTGATGCGCCAGGCCGGGGAGTTCGGCGTGGTGCACACCCATCTCTCCGGCGGGGAACCGCTGTTGCGCCGCGATCTGGCCGAGATCGTCACCGCCGCCGAGTCCGCCGGGATCTACACCCAGCTCGTCACCAGCGGTGTGGGCCTGGACGAGGCCCGGCTGGCCGCCCTGATCGCCGCCGGGCTGCGCAGTGTCCAGCTCTCCCTGCAGCACGCCGACCCGGCCGCCTCCGACCGGATCGCCGGGTACCGCTCGTTCGCCGCCAAGGAGCGGGCCGCCGCCCTGGTGCGCGAGGCCGGTCTGCCGCTCGGGATCAATGTCGTCCTGCACCGCGACAACCTCGACGCGCTCGACGCCATCGTCCAGCGCGGCCTGGACTGGGGCGCCGACCGGATCGAGCTGGCCAACACCCAGTTCTACGGCTGGGCGCTGCGCAACCGCGACGCCCTGCTGCCCACCCGCGACCAGCTCGCCCGGGCGCGGGAGACGGTCGAGCGCCGGCGGCAGCGGCTGGGCGGCACCGTCGACCTGGTGTGGGTCGTGCCCGACTACTTCGACGGCGTCGCCAAGCCCTGCATGGGCGGCTGGGGCGCGGTCTCGCTGACCGTCGCGCCCGACGGCACCGCGCTGCCCTGCCCCGCCGCCGCGAGCCTGCCGGACCTGGACCCGCCCAATGTGCGCGACCACACCCTGGAGTGGATCTGGGACCACTCCACCGCCTTCAACCGCTACCGGGGCGAGGAGTGGATGCGCGAGCCGTGCCGCACCTGCTCCCGCCGCACCGAGGACTTCGGCGGCTGCCGCTGCCAGGCGTACGCCCTGACCGGCGACGCCGCCCGTACCGACCCGGCCTGCGCGCTCTCCCCGGACCACGGCGTGATCCGCGCGCTGACGGACGCCGGGCACCCGGCCGGAGTACAGGCCCCGGCGCGGACCGGCGGCTATGCGTACCGCAAGCCCGGAGGAGGGTGA
- a CDS encoding coenzyme PQQ biosynthesis protein D: protein MTAADTPPAPDTSPAPETPPVPPAPAGWRPALAPAVSLRHDRVRDAELLVLPERVVVLRGSAARILRLCDGARDLDAIVAELTSRFPGAPVAEDVPAFLGRMRTEGWVR from the coding sequence ATGACCGCCGCCGACACCCCGCCCGCCCCGGACACCTCACCCGCCCCGGAGACCCCGCCCGTTCCGCCCGCCCCGGCCGGATGGCGGCCCGCGCTGGCCCCCGCGGTGAGCCTGCGCCACGACCGGGTGCGTGACGCCGAGCTGCTGGTGCTGCCCGAGCGGGTGGTGGTGCTGCGGGGCAGTGCCGCGCGGATCCTGCGGCTCTGCGACGGCGCCCGCGACCTCGACGCCATCGTGGCGGAGCTCACGAGCCGCTTCCCCGGCGCGCCCGTGGCCGAGGACGTGCCCGCCTTCCTCGGCCGGATGCGTACGGAGGGCTGGGTCCGATGA
- a CDS encoding pyrroloquinoline quinone biosynthesis protein PqqC, translating into MSTPRTRLEERLRAVAQERYHDRHPFNVRMHAGELTPAELRRWILNRFHYQRHIPVKDALITAKLDTARLRRMWLRRIQDHDGAADGEGGIERWLRLGEAAGLDRDRLLSGAEVVPGVRLAVDGYVNFCRLRGPLEAVAASLTELSAPGIMLTRIDAFERYYPWIEREGLAYFRNRVDQGRRDSTEALDLVLTWARTPEDEDRAVAALAFKCDVLWSLLDAVEHADTKDGPGEGA; encoded by the coding sequence GTGAGCACCCCACGGACACGTCTTGAGGAGCGGCTGCGCGCGGTCGCGCAGGAGCGCTACCACGACCGCCACCCCTTCAACGTACGGATGCACGCGGGCGAGCTCACCCCCGCCGAACTGCGCCGCTGGATCCTCAACCGCTTCCACTACCAGCGCCACATCCCCGTCAAGGACGCGCTGATCACCGCCAAACTCGACACCGCACGGCTGCGCCGGATGTGGCTGCGGCGTATCCAGGACCACGACGGCGCCGCCGACGGCGAGGGCGGCATCGAGCGATGGCTGCGGCTAGGCGAGGCCGCCGGCCTGGACCGGGACCGGCTGCTGTCCGGCGCCGAGGTGGTGCCCGGGGTGCGGCTCGCGGTCGACGGCTATGTCAACTTCTGCCGGTTGCGCGGCCCGCTGGAAGCCGTCGCCGCCTCGCTCACCGAGCTGTCCGCGCCCGGCATCATGCTCACCCGTATCGACGCCTTCGAGCGGTACTACCCCTGGATCGAGCGCGAGGGCCTGGCCTACTTCCGCAACCGGGTCGACCAGGGACGCCGGGACAGCACCGAGGCGCTCGACCTGGTCCTGACCTGGGCGCGGACCCCCGAGGACGAGGACCGCGCGGTGGCGGCGCTCGCCTTCAAATGCGATGTGCTGTGGTCGCTGCTGGACGCGGTCGAGCACGCCGACACCAAGGACGGCCCCGGGGAGGGGGCATGA
- a CDS encoding pyrroloquinoline quinone biosynthesis protein PqqB codes for MRVRVLGTAAGGGVPQWNCACPGCSGARAHPGWRRRHASLAVQAAEGRWYLVNATPDLGEQVEDCPELHPGPEPRRTPLAGVILTDAELDHTLGIARLREADGIEIVATAPVRHALLTGLHLGEVLTPYARLDWRPLGPEDRPLAEDSRLVVGAVPVSAKRPRYAAGLDAPGDDAPDDDAWVVALRLTDRTTGRTLLYAPALAAWPDAFQRAAESADHVIVDGTFWSDNEPLTSGFGSRTATAMGHLPIDGPDGTARRLAALHARTLYTHLNNTNPLNDPAAPQHTVLRELGVEVAADGMVIDL; via the coding sequence ATGCGCGTGCGCGTGCTCGGCACCGCGGCGGGTGGCGGCGTACCCCAGTGGAACTGCGCGTGCCCCGGATGCTCCGGGGCACGCGCCCACCCGGGGTGGCGCCGCCGCCATGCCTCGCTCGCCGTCCAGGCCGCCGAAGGCCGCTGGTATCTGGTCAACGCCACCCCCGACCTCGGCGAACAGGTCGAGGACTGCCCCGAGTTGCACCCCGGACCCGAACCGCGCCGGACCCCGCTGGCCGGGGTGATCCTCACCGACGCCGAACTCGACCACACCCTCGGCATCGCCCGGCTGCGCGAGGCGGACGGCATCGAGATCGTGGCCACCGCCCCGGTCCGGCACGCCCTGCTGACCGGACTCCATCTGGGCGAGGTCCTCACCCCGTACGCCCGGCTGGACTGGCGTCCCCTCGGTCCCGAGGACCGGCCGCTCGCCGAGGACTCCCGCCTCGTCGTCGGCGCCGTCCCCGTCTCCGCCAAACGCCCCCGCTACGCGGCCGGACTCGACGCCCCGGGCGACGACGCCCCGGACGACGACGCCTGGGTGGTCGCCCTGCGGCTGACCGACCGCACCACCGGCCGCACCCTCCTCTACGCCCCCGCGCTCGCCGCCTGGCCCGACGCCTTCCAGCGTGCCGCCGAGAGCGCCGACCACGTCATCGTCGACGGCACGTTCTGGTCCGACAACGAGCCCCTCACCAGCGGCTTCGGCTCGCGTACCGCCACCGCCATGGGGCATCTGCCGATCGACGGACCGGACGGCACGGCGCGGCGGCTCGCCGCACTCCATGCGCGCACCCTGTACACCCACCTCAACAACACCAACCCCCTCAACGACCCGGCCGCGCCCCAGCACACGGTGCTGCGCGAGCTGGGCGTCGAGGTGGCCGCCGACGGGATGGTGATCGACCTGTGA
- a CDS encoding coenzyme PQQ biosynthesis protein A yields the protein MNDTTPHTAPEATDRTRTDAGETAWQTPDYVVVETALEVTAYSLNAR from the coding sequence ATGAACGACACCACACCGCACACAGCTCCCGAGGCGACGGACCGGACCCGTACGGACGCCGGGGAAACCGCCTGGCAGACGCCCGACTACGTGGTCGTGGAGACCGCGCTGGAGGTCACCGCCTACTCGCTGAACGCCCGCTGA